The genomic stretch ATAACAGGAAGATATAGGTGCCGATGGTGCCGAACACCGTCAGCCCGAAACCGGCGAGCACGGGCAGCCAGTGTTTCGTCGCGGTATCGCGAATGGGGCTCGCGGTCAGTTCGTTTTTCTGCGCCTTTTCGACGAAAACCGGCGATTCATCGAGCTTCGAGCGCAAATAGAGACCGACCGGCACGATCAGCAAGCCGATCACGAACGGCACGCGCCAGCCCCAGCTATTCAGATGCTCCGGACTCAGCGTGCGCGTGAGCACGGCACCGAAGAACGATCCCGCGAGGCTCGCGGCGGCCTGCGCGACCATCTGGAAGCTGCCGAAGTAGCCGCGCTTTTTCGCGGGCGCATATTCGACGAGAAACGCCGTCGCGCAGCCGACTTCGCCGCCCGCCGAAAAGCCCTGAATCAGCCGGCCGAGCAGCATCAGCAACGGCGCGGCGATGCCGATTGCCGCATACGTCGGCGCAAACGCGATGATCGCGATGCCCACGGCCATCAGCGAGATGGTGAGCGTGAGCGCCGACTTGCGCCCGACGCGATCCGCCACCGCGCCGAGCACGATACCGCCGAGCGGCCGCGTGAGAAAGCCCACGCCGAAGGTCGCCCACGTGGCGAGCAGCGAGATGGTGGGGGTCGTCGCCGGGAAATACAGCTTCGAGATGATGACCGCGAAGAAGCCGTAGACCATGAAGTCGAACCATTCGAGCGCATTGCCGATGGTCGATACGACGATGGCGCGTCGCCCGGAAAGGTTGAGCGCAGCGGTGTCGCCGGCGGCATGGGATGCAGGTAGTACGGTGCTCATCGAATGGACTCCGTGGGCTTGGGGTCGAAATTGTGTGGGCGAGAGCGCGGTGGTTGCGCGCTTCGTTGCGAC from Caballeronia sp. LZ062 encodes the following:
- a CDS encoding MFS transporter yields the protein MSTVLPASHAAGDTAALNLSGRRAIVVSTIGNALEWFDFMVYGFFAVIISKLYFPATTPTISLLATWATFGVGFLTRPLGGIVLGAVADRVGRKSALTLTISLMAVGIAIIAFAPTYAAIGIAAPLLMLLGRLIQGFSAGGEVGCATAFLVEYAPAKKRGYFGSFQMVAQAAASLAGSFFGAVLTRTLSPEHLNSWGWRVPFVIGLLIVPVGLYLRSKLDESPVFVEKAQKNELTASPIRDTATKHWLPVLAGFGLTVFGTIGTYIFLLYLPTHATRVLHMALTDGLISSTIGALVYLVCCPFFGKLSDRVGRKKVMATALALSLVSAYPIFSFLTTHPSLPTLIACQALLMLYLSAYQGCYPAFISELLPSSVRSTGISVSYNVAVMIFGGFAPAIVQWLTMTTGDPLSICYYVMFGSAVALLTIFPLRDRYSDALR